The region cacaaataaggtggaaaaccacgcaagttatccctgcaacagtcatgtgagccctcgcaaaacaaaactcaacaaataggttagagaaacaagatagggtaaccaagagttgcccccaaatcaaaatgtaaccacgtgaatcatgccctttcaattcacaaaaagctcacaaaaagcaaccaagggtaggaggcctaaacctcttgccaaacacatgcatcaaaagggtatcaaattcacccataatacctcatacattcagagcattcaaattgaaggcataaagatgatggatatagggcaaacctgattggagagcttgattgaaattgagttgcacccgtgaggtttacaaaacaatctttagggtttatgtgaggcagaggtgattctgtgcagttgagttcccttcagggtttggaggttgctctgaactctgttagctcttctctcactatctttttcctccagccagggtaataggaataaaatgcaattttgtttcactgaaactctgaatttataacctgatttttgtggacctgtgggctcaaatgagagaggtcaaagtccaaaattttcttttatttatttatttatttaattatttaattaattaattttttattttattttattttttcgttttccattttttttttgaaaaaatattctgattgccatgatgaaatgcaaatgctaaatgacctaaaaatgaatacatgcatgaggtgtaaagcgtatgcttccaagaaaaatgaagggtaaattttggggtattacacctaccgacctgtggaggactgctcaagtacttcaagattcggcgtATTCTATTATCCAATTTCCAGGCTTTTATTCAATTACTattgttattgctttattattattataatcatgtttgctttattgttgatctgtttatgttcgtctgtgtttgcgttatttaacatgtccgACTAAAATACCGGTATCAGTATCTAAACcatttaattagacgggatttaataatgatcggtgtaaaacttctttcctcaaacaatctttttggctgtggtttttaatttaaatttaattaactttgtcacaagagtgagaagctatttaatacgattttgccacgagagtgggaaattaactaaggtgagaaccgaaaatcgcgagagcgtgagggtcgaactggatagtaaaaactaggcattgattttaaaaacagcgagagcactttaaaagcaattagaacttatttattttcaaaaaatatttttaacttcaaatgggacaaCGAGAGCGTATATTCTGACTTAAAGGTATAGTctgaatcaacaatcacgagagtgtgagataaagccttttaaataagtattttctactgaaagatatttggtacttaaactatacaccggtgacttatcgaatccctgacgattaatgcgttgcatactgatatcctcctatttatattttcttaagacttaacttcccttagatttaattttcttcAACCGAACTTCTGAAAATCATTTCCTTAGCTAAACATAGCAACGTCggtagcattagtttgaccatcggtccctgtgggtttgatctcttttaaaactaaaacgactagactatgcacttgcagtcaagtacccgatagactatattctatatacagtcacgagacgtatcaGTCTTCTTTCTATTTGGTGTATCTCTAAGGGTAGGTCCCTTTTTTCCTTCACATGTCTTGGGTTTCTTGGTGCTTGTTTGGAATGGAAAGTTGTTAAGACTGTGTGTTTTGTGGTTAATATTTTTCCAAGTTCCCCTTATCTGATAGAGAGTATATGAAGCCAGATCTTTGTTCGCGTAGAATCAATCTCATAAGTGATATTTGGAATGTTATGGGTGATTTCAACTCTGTTTATTATTCTTCTAAAAGGTTATGTGGAAGAGGTTCCATAGTTTCTTCTAGGGatgctgttttgaatttttctaAATATTTTTCTCACATGGAATCTTatgatctctctctctctctctctctctctctctctctctctctctctatatatatatatatatatatatatatatatatatatatatatatatatatatatatattaagtaGGAAGTTCACATGGTTTAAGCCCAAAGGAGGTGCCGCTAGTGGGTTATATAGGAACCTTGTTTACAATGGCTGATGGGGTGTTTTTGAGGGAGGTGACTCAGTGGGATATTTCTATGGATATTTATGACCATTACCATGTCATTATCAAGTACTCTCAATCGTAGGGACCGAAACCTTTTCGTTTTAATAACCATTGGTTATCCCATAACAATTTCTATTAGGTGGTTATTTTTTATTGGTGTAGCTCTTTAGTTCAAGGTTGGAAGCCTTTTGTGGTTTTAGAAAAGTTCAAATCCCTTAAGTTGTTGTTGAAAGGTTGGATTAAGCAAGTGTTTGGTAATTTAGTCTTTCATATTGACTCTTTAGGGAATCAGCTAGGAAGTTAGATGTTGTGATCGATCATAGATCTTTGTTTAGGAGGAAATTCAGGCTCATTCTAGTACCTTTGTAAATATTTGGTCTTTGTTAAGGGTTAAATATTATCAGTTGTTTCAAAGATATAAGTCTAGATGGATCAAAGAAGGCGATTCTAATTCAGTTTACTTTTGTGCTTTAGTTAATAGTAGGAGTGGTATGAATGTTATCTTGGCTTTGAAGGTTAATGAGATGTGGTTGGAAGGGGTGTGAGAGATCAAGCAAAAAGTGTTAATTATTTCTCAAATATCTTCAAAGAGTCTTATTTACACATGCCTCACATGGATGGGATTGTCTTCCGATCTCTTCTTGTCGAGGACAATCTTGCCTTGACTACTCTTTTTTCCCTACAGGAGTTAGATGGTGCTATTATCGTGTGTGAGGGTAACAAGAGTCTTGGCCAAATGGTTTCTCTTTCTAATTTCTTATAAAATTTTGGAATTTATTTAGAGAGGATGTTGGATTTATGTTTGATCAGTTTCATCGGTTTGCCTCGCTAGCTCGTTCTTTTGCATCTTATTTTGTCAACTTGATCCCTAAGGTTAAATCTCTTGTTCAAATAAGCGATTTCAAATCTATTTTTTTGGTTGGTTACTTATATAAGTTACTCGCTAAAGTATTTTCTACTAGACTAGACGAGGCAATGGATAAGTTTATTTCCCATAATCAATCTACCTTACTAAAAGGTTGAATGTTGGTGGATGGTGTGGTATTTGTGAATGAATTAATTTACCTTGCTAAGAAGTATAGGAAGCCCTGACTTATTTTTAATGTTGACTTTGAAAAAGCCTATGACTCGGTGAGTTGGGAGTTTCTGGATTATATGTTAGGTCGTTTTGGTTTTAATGATAAATGGAGATATTGGATTAGAGTTTGTGTGTTTGTTGGAAATCTGACTATGTTGGTCAACGGTTGCCCAACTCAAGATATTGGCATTCAAAAGGTCCTAAAGCAAGGAGACCCCTTAGCCCactttctttttcttttagtgGCGATGGGGTTAAGTGGTTTAATTATGAAGGTTGTGGAGTATGGTCTGTTTTTTTTAGGATAAGAGCTTCAGATTTGGTAGTCTCCCATCTTCAATATGCATATGATATTATTACCGTAGAAGACCCATATGCTGATAATATTTGGATTATAAAGGTTATCCTTAGGGGGTTTTAACTTGATTTTGGACTTCCGGTCAATTTTTCTAAGAGTAGACTGATAGGTGTCAATGTGGATCTTGGCTTTCTGAACATTGTTGAAGAGTTTCTTCATTGTAGAATTGATACTCTTCCTTTTAAGTATCTGGGGCTTCACGTTTGGAGTTATTCCTTGTAGAGAAGTCACTTAGGACCCATCTTGTTTACCTGCTTCCTAAGAGGCTCAATTCCTAGAAGCACAACTTTGTTATCTTGGGTGGTCGTGTGGTTTTACTTAATTATGTGCTTAATGTTATCCATATCTTCTTCTTGTTTTATCTGAAAATGCTTGTAAAGGCATGTAGGGGGAAAATTTAGATTCAAAGAAGGTTCATGTGGGAAGGTGTCAAGGGAGATTTTAAAATCTTTTGGGTTAGTTGGGTTGATGTGTGAAAACCTAAGAGTAAATATGGTTTAGGGGTTAGATATTTTCATCTGGTAAACTTAACTTTTTTTTGGCTAAGTGGAGGTAGCGTCTTATTTCAGGCGCCTTTGGTTTTTGGAGTGATGTCGTTGTAGCTCGTTATGTGACTATATTTTCTCTTCTTTAAGGGTTGGTAGAGATTCTGGTTTTCGTAACACCCCCTCTTGGTGGAAAGGAATTTCTCTTCTTGGTTCTAAACAGAAATATCCTTCGGACTGGTTCGTAGATTGTACCATTATGAAGGTTGGATATGGGTTTCATACATACTTTTGGATTGGCCCTTGGATAGGGAGCATACCTCTTAAGGATAGGTTCCCTAGCTTGCTTACGATCATAGACTATCTTGAGGGGAATTTTGGCCAGGTTGGTAGGTGGATTGGTGACACCTTATTTTATGAATTTAGATGGAGGACACGTGGGTTTGGAATCCTTCGAAAGATGGTGTTTTCTTGTTGTCCTCTGCTTATCACTTTCTTTTTACTTCTTCTAGCCACTTGTCCTCTAATTGAATTCATGTTAATCCCCACATTTGACGTAGTTAGGCATCATCTAAGATGATTGTGTTCTCCTAGAAGCTTTTCCTTGATATGTTCCCTCTAGAGAGAACTTATTCAAGAGAAATGTGATTGTCAACCATGTTCTTACTTTGTGTCCCTTTTGTGGTGTTTCCGTCGAGACGACATGTGACATATTTTTTACTTGTGACTTGGTTAGTACAGTCTATGGCTTGATGGATAGTTCTTCTTAAGGACTCGAGCAGTCCTTTTGAAAGTTTCATATCTTCGGTGGTAGAGCGAAATCTAGAGGGGGTTTTGTATGTTTTGGCATGCAATAGTTTGGTCTATTTAAAGGGTTAGGAATGAGGTCTTGTTTTCTAGGTCTTCAACAAACGTGAAAGATGTGAAggagaaaaatatttttttgcttgaaaatgatttttgaagAGATTAGCTGATAACTCTTGCACCTTCAAAGAATGGCTTATGAGTCATATCCTTCAAATTAACGAATAACGAATTGAGATTTATGGGCAGGTTGTGAGTGTGGGTGCTTCTTTTTTTTTCTGATAATCTTTTATCCAGTGTTGAAAATCTTGCTGACTTGAAATCTAACTTGTTATTCATTGTGGTGCAGTTTTGAGGACATATTTATATGGAGTTTGACTCTTTATAGTTTTTATTGTTGTTTTTTTACTTGTATTTATTTGTCTTTTATagttttaatttctgaattttcaAGTGTAGATTTTGATACTTCTAATGTCATTTTTGCGCATGACAATCATCCctcttttctcatttttattatATAAAATTATTAATTGCCTTTAAAAAAAAATCCCACTTATTTTACCACTTTGATTTTTTTTAGGATAACTACTACTAGTACAAAAGTAAAGTGTAGCAGCACTTATTACAGATACCAACCGCTCCTATGTAAGCCATAAATATGCTGATGAGATTAACCAGATTATGCGGGCCACATGTTGATGTTTTGCAAAGGTTTTCATCTAACCgcattaattaattaattaattaattattaacAAAGAGACACACACCTATTAATAACCTTTACCATCCTTCAAATTCCAACAAGAAAAAGAAACCCTCAAAGCCTAACAACAAGTCTAGTCAAAAGGGTCTATAAAGTCCCCACCCCAACCTCAACAAAAACATAAATACCAACACAAAACCAAGGACAAGGATCTCTTTCAGACCCTATATTGTCATGGCTCTGGTAGAAAGAGCTATGGTTTTGTCTATAGTGTTGGTAGCTATGCATATTTCATTTTCATATGCAGCTGTTTACAAGGTTGGTGACTCTGCTGGCTGGACTACACTTGGTAATATTGACTATAAAAAGTGGGCTGCTACCAAGAATTTCCAACTTGGTGACACTATTAGTAAGTCCTTTTAATCTATTTGCATGGTTTATTTATTCAATTGTGTTGCCTTTTCTTCATTCTTAGAATGTGTTCACATTTTCTGAAATTGGAAAAGTAGTTTCAAGGGATGAAGAGAAACTTTATTTTACAATTCTATGATATACACTTTTTCTAGCATTGTCCAATTTTGGTATAGAAAAACTCATTCCACCTTTTCATGGCaacaatttattttttaattatgCTCCTAATTTATTTATATTGAGATAAATAAGTATATAAAGAATGCTTATAAAATGAAGGCTTTTTCTTTACATCAGATTCATAATGATAGTTATAAACTTGCATGACCCACCACTTTCATGTGTATTACCTTTTTGTTCTGTGGTGCTTTGCACAAGTTATAGTGcccacaaagaaacaaaacagcATGCAATGACTTTGTCTGGTGGTCTAAAATCATTAAGCATGATTTTTACTTCATTATGATTATTCCTCCCTCAAGAATGAATTAACAAAATTTAACTCACTTATTTTTCAGTATTTGAATATAGTGCAAAATTCCACAATGTGATGCGAGTGACACATACTATGTACAAGTCATGCAATGCATCATCACCTATTGCAACATTCACCACTGGAAATGACACCATAAAGATAACAAATCATGGTCACCACTTTTTTTTCTGTGGTGTACCTGGACACTGTCAAGCAGGACAGAAAGTTGATATTAATGTACTCAAAGTTTCTCCAGTAGCTTCTTCACCTTCTCCATATTCTTCAGCTTTGGCTTCTCCTCCTACTGTTCCAGCTTCCAATGTACCTGCACCTTCTTCTCCTAGCAATGCTCCACCATTGAAATTCATTGCTTTAAAGATGATAATGGGTTTTTGGGCCATCCCATTTCTTGTTCATTTCTAAATATGCTTAACGAAAATATGTAGTATTAGATGTATTATGTATTATTACTAAAATGTATTTTTCCATTGCATTGTAAGATTTTGTAAGAGATGTGGTGTAGTGAATTTTAACCAAGCAAGCAATAGACAAGTGAATTCAACTACTAGCTAGTGAAGAAATTCAACAACCCAACCCAATTACATGAGTTCAACAACAAATATTCTGAGTCACAATAAGCCACATTTGCTGATAAGTGAAAATAATATTTATTGAGAATAAATATCAAAAACATCATAATGTAATTTTGTTCTTAAGCACCATGAATGAGAATCTAGTCCTACCATAGTTCTTAATAAATAACTACAACACAATACAACAAGAAATTTCAGGATCCTTTCAATGGTTTGTTTCTGATGCAGGGAGCCATGATGATTAAAGTTTTATGATGAGTGCTCTGGACATCTGTCTTTATTTgtcctttttttctttttcttcttatGTTTGTACAAAGATGTCCAAAACTTGTTGTGGTGCAGTGAGGAAGACCTCTCAATCTTACAAGGGTTTCAGAGAAGGATCAGATATGGAGATCTCATTATACATATCCGATATTGCTTTGGCAAAGTACTCCTTCGCCTGAGGCCTCTTAATCTGAAAATCAAATGCACACGTTAAAAACATACTTTTGATGCCACACCACATGTCAAAATGATAAATCCATTAGTCCAAGGACTTGATGCTTGCCTTCATTGTCGGAGTCAGCAGACCATTTTCCATCGCAAATGGTTCAGCCACCAAAGTGACCGCTCTTGCAAATTCAAAACCTCTAAGCTATAGGGCATCAAACAAAGATACAGATAATATTCAATATACTTACTGAAGACAGTGATTTACAAGGTAGGGGTACGCATAAAATGAATAACTTACTTGAGCCTCACGTCCAACGGCGTCCATCTCAGCTAAAACAGCCGCCTTTGCTTTTGGATTATTACAAAGTTGTGTTAAATCATTATGCTGTGCATACAAAACAGAGATAACATCAGTTACTATAGCATATAGCTTTCATAAATCTAACAGCAATCACAGCAAAATAAAATAACTAGAGTAAATTCCATAAACTTCCTTTAGACTTTGACCAAAAATATACGATTCTGCCTTCTTGATTTCAGTATATACCACATAGCCTTATTTTTTACCACTTCATTCGAAAATAATAACTCAGTGCATGGCTTCAAGATATATCAATTGTTCTACTGGCAGTTAATATAATACCTAATGAGCCAATGGGTTTGAATTATAAAATTTAAACAGCCAAAAAGCTTATAATACCACTATGCCTTGTGAAGCAGCCCATGCTTTCATGACATCAGGATCCACCGAGACAACAGCTACCAAAGAAGAATTAAAGCTGTCGCCTATAAAAAATAAAAGAAGCATCAGCAAGCTAGAAATGGATTAAGAAAGAGACGCAAGACACGGAGCACACACCCACTAAACATGTAAGCACTACTCTGTTCCTTACCGTATACAAAGCACTGTGCCACAAAATTGCATTTGACATATACATTTTCTATCTTCTCTGGAGCAATGTACTCGCCTTGTGCCAACTTAAAGATATTCTTCTTCCTACAATGAAATGAAAATTTTAGGCTTCCATGTTTAAAAACTTTAGCCATTATCGTAAAAAGTGTGATGGGAAAATAAACAGGAAGGTTGAGGTCATGTTTCTAGCTCGTCTTGCTGAAGTTGAATATATAAAAGTTAAATGGAAGTAGTAAGCAGTAATAAGTTAACAATACCACTGACTGAACAAATCACCAATGGAAGATAGAAAATTCACTATAAAATGTCGTTAAAGTTTGCTCATTGAAATGACacacttgcatcagatgaatCAAACAGGGATAGTGAAAATTAATGAAGGATGGTACACTAAGAAGGCAAGTTTATTGCTAAAAATATGGACTATTAGTAAGATGGTGATACACTGATATCTCACCTATCAATGATTTTGAGACGACCACCAGCTATCCATGTCCCAATATCTCCGGTATGCAGCCATCCCTCTTCGTCAATGACTTCTCTCCTGGTCAATTTAATGAAAAGTCATAAATATTGTAAATACGCCGTGGTAAATCAAAATAATAAGAACCATAGAACAGGCAAAGTGGTTACGTTTGAACTTCATCTTTGTAATATCCTTGAAAAATAATGGGACCCCTGATGCAAATTTCACCACGGGGGTTCGGCTGATCATCAGATGTATAGTTCATTTCCGGAACATCTACAAGTTTTATCtctgaaaaaaaaaacaataagtCTCTTGGTACTGGGAGTTACAAGCTACAGataaaataaactaaataaaACCTCATCTTGTACATTCTCTTTAAATTAGGAGATGACAGATACAATACATGTTCAAAATCCTTTTTCTTTTCATTCTCAACTATCACATTTCCTGTTGGTGATAATTCAAGTCCTTTGAATAAGCAACATCTCACTAAGTGAGTAACcatattataaaaaatattacaGAAGCATAACCTGACAATTAATATGCAAAAAGTTATGAGATGTAAGATTTATACTACTCACCACAGCATGGACTTGGGGAGCCAACGTGACCACTAAGTCTGTCACCCTCATCAATGCAGCTTATAGTACAAGTAGTCTCAGTCATTCCATACCCTTCGGTCACTCTCCCACCAAAGCAACTATGAAATGAATGTCACCCATCATTTGTTCAGGATAAATGTTATTAAATATAATAAGAAAAGGACATTCTCTTTAGTAAGGTATACACCAATAATAAGCAAAACTTACATTTTTAAAAATTCCATAATATCAGGAGATAACGGTGAGGCACCTGATACCATAAGACGAACTCGCCCTCCAAGTTTTTCCTTTATCTTATTGAAAACTAATCTGTCCCACATCGGAGATGGGTTCTTCCCTAAATTAAATGAAAATGTGGATGTTGAGAGtaaattgatttttaaatgaTAAAAGATACTACTGTGGACAGACACGCAAACAAGAAGTGATGTTTACTTCTTGTTGATAAGTTTATGATCAAGAAAATCTTCCCTATATTACAAACTATAAGACTCATTTTTCATATCTGTTGTTCCCATATATTAGACATTTTTCAAACATTCACATGCATCAATGATTTCTTCACAAAAATACTCATGTTAAATTTATAATGGAAAACATAAATTGCTTTCTCTCTCTTATTACATCAATCATCAATAATTGACTAGCAAAAGAAAACtttcataataataataataataatcaactAAGTAACATGTAATAATACTCGCAATTTCTCAATTGATCCAAGTACTAACTGTTTGGTTGAGAAGGAAAGTAAAACTTGTCTGGTTATTTACCATGATAATTTGATCAATATATAAGATTAAGATCAGAGCAAATTGGATTTCGTTCCAAAAATATATATAACTCTTCTTGATATTTTGTAGTGAATACTTTCAAAAATAACTTGAGAATGGACAAGTTTCACAAACAAAATATGAGAAATTTGTGACATGAGTTATATATGTGTACAAATTCTTGAAAAAGATACAACGAAATATTCAAATTTCAATAGTACTTCTTGCTGATCTGATAAATATTATAAACATCTGAAAAGAATAAATCTTTCGAACTACAAAACAAGTTTAGCAGCAGCTTATTTCCATATTAAAGTACATTATTGTGAAGCTCAAACCAGATGTTAATTATTATTTTTGCCATGTGTGTCATCCAAAGAGCATAAACTTCAAGCTATTTAGAACATAATACACAAGTTTTGGGAAACCGAATATGATACTATAATACTATTGCTGAAAATGAGATTCAACTACCATCATCATCTACATGAAATAAAGCCATATAAAAGGCAATTCGGCCATCTTAACTCAGATAAACAGGGAATAACCACCACAACAAATATCATTAGGATCAATGTTTAGGGCACTACAAAGATCAGTAACATTTACGTAAGTAATATAATGAATAAATCAAGCAAGATAATTGTGCAAATATACGCTGCACAAAAGATATCACATAGTATATTTTTACCGTGCAATAATGCCTGCTTTTTAGCATTGTAGGCGACATTGAATAGCCTCTCCTTTAGACCACCGGATGTTTTAACAGCATTAATAATACTGCAGACCAAAAAGCAATCAAATAGCACAATGAACAAACAAGAAGCAACAAAACATTTCTAAAAATTGCAGTGTAAACGAATGATTGTTCTACCCAGCATATATTCTGTTATATAGACGGGGAACACTACAGAAAATAGTAGGCCTTAGAACTGCAAGGTCGTCTATTAATTTCATATTATCCTGTATTCAAAGGGTAAAAAGAAAATGTCAGTTTTAACGGAAAACTTAACAGCATATAGTGAAGCAAAATCCAGTGACAAATTAACCCTACTGCATCATACTTTTTTCGATATGATTTATAAGCAAAAGTTGACTACACTACGTATATTAAGAATGATAGTTAATCACATAATCTCATTTAAAAAATCATTTCCATTACCTGAATTACCCAAGATAGTAGTAATAAATCAGAAGTTAAACTAATTCAGGGAGATTTTTTTGGACATATCATTAAATAGGCCAAAAAAATGTAACTTTTATTATATTATACTCCAAAATACATTAGCTATATATTTTTCATATAAATCCTTCTGCAGGAAGTATAAGCCGTAAGGTAGTACCTTGGCTTCGCaagtcaacaaaaaaaaaaggTAGCTATCGTTTAGAAATTTTACGTAGGAGATAGCTCATTCAGAGTTAATAGATATTTGGAAAATGAAATGTAGAGAGAAGCTTAATTTGTTTAAGACACACCCCCTGGAAGAATCCCACCGCAATGCCAAAATATACTGTCATGACTTGATTTGCTCGCTCATAAATGTGTGCCAAAGGGAGATAGGATATATAACTGAAAATCAAAGGAAACTAAGGTAAAGACAGTAGAATAAACTATCATGAACAAGAAATGGCAGAAACTATTATGTACAACAAAAAAGAACTTACACATCATTTGGGTTGAATTTTTCACCCAAAGAGGTCCCAGCAACATTTGCAATAAAGTTTTGATGTGTCAAGACGGCACCCTGACCAGAATATTTTGAGTAGCAAGATGAATAAGAAATGCTTTATATGACTACTATTAAGCAAAGAAACTATTTTAGTGGAACAATATACCACCGATAAAAGTAAAATGTAATTTTAAAGGAACCTCCGTACCTTTGGAGTTCCAGTTGTGCCACTCGTATAGCAAATGGTTGCAATATCATCAGGCTTTGGGGGGCGAAAGGGCTGAAGATTGCTGCGTCCCTATATCCAAATCATACAAACAATGAGGTGACAGATTTATCAAATAGCAGCAGATCAAATCAATTCAATTTGCAACACCATTTATAAAAAAGAAACCTAAAACCGATAGACCACAATAGATAGATTAGATACAAGGAGCCCTACCAAAGTAACACTTCCTATAATCCAAGGAAGCAGGTAAATTTAATATTGTATAATTAAACATGATCGAATATGAACACAGTGTAACATTCTTTGACTGAGACATTTAGATTACCTGACTAATAAGTTTTGTATATGAAATAATTTGAACTCCATCTGATGATGGAAGTGATGGAATTTGATCATCTATACCTCCAACTACCTGAATACAAACAAAAAATCACTAAGGACTTGCTTTGTGAAAGAACATTTAATTACAAATATAAGCCATGAATCCAAACATACCACAATAAGACGCACGGTTGGAATTTCAGACAAGTAGCTCAGCAACTGCAATGTAAGATGACATAATACATTAAATTTGTAGAAGAACATTGAGAGAGCAATATATGTAACACATGTAAAAAGAAGGGGATAGAAACAGGAGTCAATTTAATTTGCATCTCATTAGAGGATAACCAATTAGGTGATGCTGGTTAAAATGAAGAGTAAAAACCCTCCTTT is a window of Lathyrus oleraceus cultivar Zhongwan6 chromosome 6, CAAS_Psat_ZW6_1.0, whole genome shotgun sequence DNA encoding:
- the LOC127098196 gene encoding mavicyanin; this translates as MALVERAMVLSIVLVAMHISFSYAAVYKVGDSAGWTTLGNIDYKKWAATKNFQLGDTIIFEYSAKFHNVMRVTHTMYKSCNASSPIATFTTGNDTIKITNHGHHFFFCGVPGHCQAGQKVDINVLKVSPVASSPSPYSSALASPPTVPASNVPAPSSPSNAPPLKFIALKMIMGFWAIPFLVHF
- the LOC127098195 gene encoding long chain acyl-CoA synthetase 6, peroxisomal yields the protein MDPTPTAQRRLKAINAHLITAADDSPADIQSNPTAGEFFSEQGYSVVLPEKLRTGKWNVYRSARSPLKLIDRFSDNPDIGTLHDNFVRSVDTYRDYKYLGTRVRVDGTVGEYKWMTYGEAGTARAAIGSGLINHGIPKGSGIGLYFINRPEWLIVDHACSAYSYISVPLYDTLGPDAVKFIVNHALVQVIFCVSQTLNSLLSYLSEIPTVRLIVVVGGIDDQIPSLPSSDGVQIISYTKLISQGRSNLQPFRPPKPDDIATICYTSGTTGTPKGAVLTHQNFIANVAGTSLGEKFNPNDVYISYLPLAHIYERANQVMTVYFGIAVGFFQGDNMKLIDDLAVLRPTIFCSVPRLYNRIYAGIINAVKTSGGLKERLFNVAYNAKKQALLHGKNPSPMWDRLVFNKIKEKLGGRVRLMVSGASPLSPDIMEFLKICFGGRVTEGYGMTETTCTISCIDEGDRLSGHVGSPSPCCEIKLVDVPEMNYTSDDQPNPRGEICIRGPIIFQGYYKDEVQTREVIDEEGWLHTGDIGTWIAGGRLKIIDRKKNIFKLAQGEYIAPEKIENVYVKCNFVAQCFVYGDSFNSSLVAVVSVDPDVMKAWAASQGIVHNDLTQLCNNPKAKAAVLAEMDAVGREAQLRGFEFARAVTLVAEPFAMENGLLTPTMKIKRPQAKEYFAKAISDMYNEISISDPSLKPL